AAACACTCCTGCTCTTTAGCGGGAGCTTTGCCTAACACATAGCCTGCTACTTTATCTTTGTGTCCGGGATGACCAATGCCAATCCGCAGACGGTAAAATTCTTTGTTGTTACCTAATTTAGAGATGGTGTCTTTTAGACCATTATGGCCACCATGACCTCCTCCCTTTTTGAACTTAGCCACACCTGGAGGAAGATCAAGTTCATCATGTGCGATCATGATTTCTTCCGGTGCAATCTGGTAAAACTTCGCCATAGCAGAGACCGCTTTACCAGATAAGTTCATAAATGTTGTGGGGATCAGTAAACGAAGATCTGAGCCATTAACCGTAATACGCGCTGTAAGACCATAGAACTTAGGTTCATTTTTTAATGGCGTATTGGTGATACGTGCCAATTCTTCAATTACCCACGCACCAGCATTGTGGCGTGTTCTGGTGTATTCAGGCCCCGGATTACCTAATCCGACTAATAATTTTATTGGTTGACTCAAGGTTATTATCCCTTCGTAAACAGAAAAGCGCCGTATGATAGCACAGATTTACTGATTGGCGCGAGATAGGGCGAATAGCGGGTAAATAAAAAGCGCCTTACCAAACCGATAAGGCGCTTTATTATTCAACTGGACGTTTATTGATTAAACATCGCTGAAATAGATTCTTCGTTACTGATGCGACGAATAGCTTCTGCAAGCATAGTTGAAAGGGTCAATTGACATACTTTGCCAGTTGCCGCCATTTCTTTGCTCAATGTGATTGAATCGGTCACGATGACTTGATCCAACACTGAACTTTTGATGTTTTTCGCTGCATTACCGGAGAAAACAGCGTGAGTTGCGTAAGCAAATACACGTTTTGCGCCGCGGTTTTTCAATGCTTCAGCTGCTTTACAAAGAGTACCACCTGTATCGATCATGTCATCAACGATGATGCAGTCACGACCTTCAACGTCACCGATAAGGTTCATTACTTCAGAAACGTTTGCACGAGGGCGACGTTTATCAACGATAGCAATGTCGATATCACCCATAGCTTTCGCAGTTGCACGAGCGCGAACAACACCGCCAAGGTCAGGAGAAACAACGACTGGATCTTCTAAATCACGTTCGATCATGTCTTCTAGAAGTACTGGTGTGCCGAAAATGTTATCAACAGGAACGTCG
This DNA window, taken from Vibrio nitrifigilis, encodes the following:
- the pth gene encoding aminoacyl-tRNA hydrolase; its protein translation is MSQPIKLLVGLGNPGPEYTRTRHNAGAWVIEELARITNTPLKNEPKFYGLTARITVNGSDLRLLIPTTFMNLSGKAVSAMAKFYQIAPEEIMIAHDELDLPPGVAKFKKGGGHGGHNGLKDTISKLGNNKEFYRLRIGIGHPGHKDKVAGYVLGKAPAKEQECLDAVVDESVRCLDILLKDGLTKAQNRLHTFKAE
- a CDS encoding ribose-phosphate pyrophosphokinase, yielding MPDMKLFAGNATPELAQRIADRLYISLGDATVSRFSDGEVAVQINENVRGSDVFIIQSTCAPTNDNLMELVVMIDAMRRASAGRITAVIPYFGYARQDRRVRSARVPITAKVVADFLSNVGVDRVLTIDLHAEQIQGFFDVPVDNIFGTPVLLEDMIERDLEDPVVVSPDLGGVVRARATAKAMGDIDIAIVDKRRPRANVSEVMNLIGDVEGRDCIIVDDMIDTGGTLCKAAEALKNRGAKRVFAYATHAVFSGNAAKNIKSSVLDQVIVTDSITLSKEMAATGKVCQLTLSTMLAEAIRRISNEESISAMFNQ